The following are encoded together in the Lathyrus oleraceus cultivar Zhongwan6 chromosome 3, CAAS_Psat_ZW6_1.0, whole genome shotgun sequence genome:
- the LOC127130068 gene encoding uncharacterized protein LOC127130068, with protein MSDSSSSEPSYPNGEDPVADSANTSHARRPKETVSGFSSAIALEERTREGSRYVHNAIATMVTGILSGIHKVLGVSIPLNTIEPDSVTYQENTESLGKNISDDVEQTDAHKESSVDKPLDNVAGEEVHVTHDVSDNPNCEAETVDLEEFSNNELPSSVLPSIAKRVRTRREKKTVAQRSPRKKIDVPTSSKTKVAVESSPKRKGPGPDKSWSKMVPKKKKTRWKYVYQKRLALERELAQNVLECKDIMDLIQEAGLMKIVTQFSKCYEILVKEFIVNLSEECADGKSKEFRKVYVRGKCVNFSPSVINKYLGMPDVAQPELEIGAANWVPTNHKSTVAVMLGKFIYAVGTKANFDYGSYIFDQTLKHAGSFSVKGPIAFPSLICGIVLNQFPNILTENDSVKKRDNPMSFNHKLFLGTHVPDIVMTTGETSRVSNQPGKAAVIAMLKETCRELEARKLNLEKLISTLEMTEGDVLGEADDAAKEAERQGEEGEANASPDDGTDDDADSESDD; from the exons ATGTCTGATTCCTCTAGCTCTGAACCAAGCTACCCCAACGGAGAAGATCCTGTTGCTGACTCTGCGAATACCTcacatgcaagaagacctaaagaaactgTATCAGGCTTCTCCTCAGCCATCGCTCTTGAAGAACGAACCAGAGAAGGTTCCAGGTATGTTCACAATGCCATTGCCACTATGGTGACTGGAATACTGTCTGGTATCCATAAGGTCCTTGGGGTTTCCATTCCCTTAAACACTATTGAACCTGATAGTGTTACTTATCAAGAAAATACTGAGTCTTTAGGAAAGAATATCTCTGATGATGTTGAGCAAACTGATGCTCATAAGGAGTCAAGTGTTGACAAACCCTTAGATAATGTGGCTGGTGAGGAAGTTCATGTCACTcatgatgtcagtgacaaccctaactGTGAGGCTGAAACAGTAGACCTGGAGGAATTTTCTAATAATGAGCTGCCGTCCTCTGTCctccctagcatagccaaaagggttaggactaggagagaaaagAAAACTGTGGCTCAAAGGTCCCCTAGAAAGAAGATTGATGTTCCAACCTCTTCCAAGACAAAGGTGGCAGTCGAGAGTTCCCCCAAGAGGAAAGGTCCTGGTCCAGACAAATCTTGGAGCAAAATGGTGCCCAAGAAAAAGAAGACCAG GTGGAAATATGTTTATCAGAAGAGGCTGGCTTTGGAAAGGGAATTAGCTCAGAATGTCCTAGAATGTAAGGATATTATGGACCTTATTCAAGAGGCTGGTTTAATGAAGATTGTGACTCAGTTCTCAAAGTGCTATGAGATATTGGTTAAGGAATTTATTGTTAATTTGTCTGAAGAATGTGCTGATGGCAAGTCTAAGGAATTCAGGAAAGTGTATGTGAGAGGCAAGTGTGTAAATTTCTCTCCCTCAGTGATCAACAAGTATTTGGGAATGCCTGATGTagctcaacctgagcttgag ATTGGAGCTGCTAACTGGGTGCCCACCAATCATAAATCTACAGTTGCTGTAATGCTTGGAAAGTTTATAtatgctgttggaaccaaagccAATTTTGACTATGGCTCATATATTTTTGATCAAACTTTGAAGCACGCAGGAAGCtttagtgtgaagggacctatagcctttccttctcTCATCTGTGGTATTGTTTTGAATCAGTTTCCAAACATCTTAACAGAGAATGATTCTGTGAAGAAAAGAGACAACCCTATGTCCTTTAATCATAAGCTGTTCCTAGGTACCCATGTtcctgacattgtcatgacaaCAGGTGAGACATCACGTGTAAGCAATCAACCAGGTAAAGCTGCTGTCATTGCAATGCTCAAAGAAACTTGCAGGGAGTtagaggcaaggaagctgaaCTTGGAAAAATTGATCAGCACTTTGGAGATGACTGAAGGTGATGTGCTTGGTGAAGCTGATGATGCTGCTAAAGAAGCTGAAAGACAGGGTGAAGAGGGAGAAGCAAATGCCAGTCCTGATGATGGCACAGATGATGATGCTGACTCTGAGTCAGATGACTAG